A genomic window from Terriglobia bacterium includes:
- a CDS encoding DUF962 domain-containing protein — protein sequence MPSLASYMAQYDHEHSSPWNKLFHGIGIPLIFAGIVCLFLRKWSLGGGLFVGGWVLLFSGHRIEGNNPAFFQGPIYLLVGPIWVAKEAWMFLTGTVRADTPGKSGGPPT from the coding sequence ATGCCCAGCTTGGCGAGTTACATGGCGCAATATGACCATGAGCATTCTTCCCCATGGAACAAATTGTTCCACGGCATTGGCATTCCCCTGATTTTTGCGGGAATCGTGTGTCTATTTCTCAGGAAGTGGTCCCTGGGAGGCGGTTTGTTCGTGGGCGGGTGGGTGTTGTTATTTTCTGGGCACCGTATCGAAGGCAATAATCCGGCATTTTTTCAGGGGCCAATCTATTTGCTGGTAGGGCCAATCTGGGTGGCAAAAGAAGCATGGATGTTCCTGACTGGTACAGTGCGTGCGGACACTCCCGGAAAGTCCGGGGGACCGCCAACATAA
- the recR gene encoding recombination mediator RecR — translation MPDFAAPIERLIEQLKHLPGIGQKTAQRLAFHLLRIPAEDALALADAIRDAKQNIRPCSVCHNITDTDPCLYCTGANRSRRTICVVEEPHNIMAIEKTRTYNGLYHVLGGSLSPLQGRGPDQLFIKSLIERLKGGTVEEIIIATNPTAEGEATAIYLSKLLKPLGVRVTRIGVGIPVGADLEYADEITMLKAMEGRREL, via the coding sequence ATGCCGGATTTCGCCGCACCCATTGAACGCCTCATTGAGCAGCTGAAACACCTTCCGGGAATCGGCCAGAAGACGGCGCAGCGCCTGGCCTTCCATCTCCTGCGCATTCCCGCCGAAGACGCCCTGGCGCTCGCCGACGCCATCCGCGACGCCAAGCAGAATATCCGCCCCTGCTCGGTCTGCCACAACATCACCGACACCGATCCCTGCCTGTACTGTACCGGTGCCAATCGCAGCCGGCGCACGATCTGCGTCGTCGAAGAGCCGCACAACATCATGGCTATCGAGAAGACCCGCACCTACAACGGTTTGTACCACGTCCTGGGCGGCTCACTCTCCCCGCTGCAAGGGCGCGGCCCAGACCAGCTCTTCATTAAGAGCCTGATCGAACGGCTCAAGGGCGGCACGGTCGAAGAGATCATCATCGCCACCAATCCCACCGCCGAAGGCGAAGCCACTGCGATCTATCTCTCCAAACTGCTCAAACCCCTGGGGGTGCGCGTGACGCGCATCGGGGTGGGCATTCCGGTGGGAGCAGACCTGGAATACGCCGACGAGATCACGATGCTGAAGGCGATGGAAGGACGGAGGGAGCTTTAG
- a CDS encoding YbaB/EbfC family nucleoid-associated protein, which translates to MEVGALQQMLSRFRQLQEDLQRQVNAVTVEASAGGGMVTVKMNGQKQVLDVRIEPEVFASKDQEMLQDLIRAAVNEAARRVDEELASQMKNLAGSVPGMAGLKIPGLF; encoded by the coding sequence ATGGAAGTAGGCGCTTTGCAACAGATGCTCTCGCGGTTCCGGCAGCTGCAGGAAGATCTGCAGCGCCAAGTGAACGCGGTCACGGTGGAAGCCTCGGCCGGCGGCGGCATGGTCACCGTAAAGATGAACGGGCAGAAGCAGGTGCTGGATGTGCGCATCGAGCCGGAGGTCTTCGCCAGCAAGGACCAGGAGATGCTGCAAGATCTGATCCGCGCGGCCGTCAACGAAGCCGCGCGCCGCGTGGACGAAGAGCTCGCCAGCCAAATGAAAAATCTCGCCGGCAGCGTGCCGGGCATGGCCGGCCTGAAAATCCCCGGCCTCTTCTAG
- the dnaX gene encoding DNA polymerase III subunit gamma/tau, producing the protein MSYQVIARKYRPQTFRDLAGQAHVTETLANAIQLNRVAHAYIFSGARGVGKTTAARILAKALNCEKGPIAEPCGVCTSCTEIAAGSSLDVIEIDAASNRGIDQIRELRDMVRYAPAAARTKVVILDEAHMLTDEASNALLKTLEEPPDRVIFVMATTEPEKLADTIRSRAQHFHFRALTFGEITGRLQEIAGKEGLQIETDALGVIARAAEGSLRDALSLLEQARAFCGDVIPDKQVRELLGIVPEDALDELVGAIAEGSADRALALVHRFQKEGRNLQHFCREAIRHMRNLLIARVSGADSELIAATPEQRPRLAEAAARFSEEELTRYFQILLETDEDLRRKLDPRVHLEMGVLRLVNATRLAPLETLLAELRDGAPATPRSSGSSSGSTAGSASRVHELPAAPPAPPAKMAAGAAASASAPAVASFTAPTPIPRSIAPPDPPARAELQDDTWPDSAAVLTAGLGDAQVAEIMAAVQAEKKFIGELLEHARRWELEGAELRLYFAPESRSFAGLLEGRESLEKVRAASSKVLGRSVRVCVKLESGAAGVSAPRAPSGTQELREQFERDPMVRAMLQRFGGKISEVKRRQEE; encoded by the coding sequence ATGAGCTACCAGGTTATCGCCCGCAAATACCGCCCGCAGACTTTCCGCGATCTCGCCGGCCAAGCGCACGTCACCGAAACACTGGCCAACGCCATCCAGCTCAACCGCGTCGCGCACGCGTACATTTTTTCCGGAGCGCGCGGCGTCGGAAAGACCACCGCCGCGCGCATCCTGGCCAAGGCCCTGAACTGCGAGAAGGGGCCGATCGCCGAGCCCTGCGGGGTGTGCACTTCGTGCACGGAGATCGCCGCGGGCAGCTCCCTGGACGTGATCGAAATCGACGCCGCCTCCAACCGCGGCATCGACCAAATCCGCGAACTGCGCGACATGGTCCGCTACGCACCCGCCGCCGCGCGCACCAAGGTGGTTATCCTCGACGAAGCGCACATGCTCACCGACGAGGCTTCCAACGCCCTGCTGAAAACGCTTGAGGAGCCGCCGGACCGGGTCATCTTCGTGATGGCCACCACCGAGCCGGAAAAACTTGCGGACACCATTCGCTCCCGCGCGCAGCATTTCCATTTCCGCGCCCTGACCTTCGGAGAAATCACCGGGCGCCTGCAGGAGATCGCCGGCAAGGAAGGCCTGCAGATCGAAACGGACGCGCTGGGTGTGATCGCTCGCGCCGCGGAGGGCAGCCTGCGCGACGCGCTCTCCCTGCTGGAGCAGGCGCGGGCATTCTGCGGCGACGTGATCCCCGACAAGCAGGTGCGCGAGCTGCTGGGCATCGTTCCCGAGGACGCCCTGGACGAACTGGTGGGGGCCATCGCCGAAGGCTCGGCCGACCGCGCGCTGGCGCTGGTGCACCGCTTCCAGAAGGAAGGCCGCAACTTGCAGCACTTCTGCCGCGAAGCGATCCGGCACATGCGCAATCTGCTGATCGCCCGCGTCTCCGGCGCGGATTCCGAACTCATCGCCGCCACGCCCGAGCAGCGCCCGCGGCTTGCGGAAGCCGCCGCCCGTTTCAGCGAGGAAGAGCTCACGCGCTATTTTCAGATACTGCTGGAGACCGACGAAGATCTGCGGCGCAAGCTCGATCCCCGGGTGCATCTGGAGATGGGCGTGCTGCGCCTGGTGAATGCCACGCGGCTCGCGCCGCTGGAAACGCTGCTCGCGGAATTGCGCGATGGCGCGCCGGCAACTCCGCGCTCATCGGGTAGCTCATCGGGCAGCACGGCGGGCAGCGCTTCCCGAGTACACGAACTTCCCGCGGCGCCGCCCGCACCACCCGCGAAGATGGCGGCCGGGGCCGCGGCATCAGCTTCTGCGCCAGCGGTAGCTTCCTTCACTGCTCCAACGCCGATACCGCGCAGCATTGCGCCGCCGGATCCTCCGGCGCGCGCTGAATTGCAGGACGATACATGGCCTGACAGCGCCGCCGTGCTGACTGCGGGCCTGGGCGATGCGCAAGTCGCGGAGATCATGGCCGCCGTGCAGGCAGAGAAGAAATTTATCGGCGAGCTCCTGGAACATGCGCGGCGCTGGGAGCTGGAAGGCGCGGAGCTGCGCCTGTACTTTGCGCCGGAAAGCCGTTCCTTCGCCGGACTTCTCGAAGGGCGCGAATCGCTGGAGAAGGTGCGTGCCGCTTCCAGCAAAGTGCTCGGCCGGTCCGTACGCGTCTGTGTTAAACTCGAAAGCGGGGCGGCGGGAGTTTCCGCTCCGCGCGCGCCGTCCGGAACGCAGGAGTTGCGCGAGCAGTTTGAGCGCGATCCGATGGTGCGGGCGATGCTGCAACGCTTTGGCGGAAAAATTTCCGAAGTGAAGCGGCGGCAAGAGGAATAA
- a CDS encoding sigma-54 dependent transcriptional regulator, producing the protein MGNAVQKVAAPATAATVLTPCILDDDPAQLDLLSALVTQCGYDPVTTSDPQEALELIRHGRCRLILADVQMPSMDGFAFLEQALGIDPGVHVVLTTGGYSLESAVDAIRRGAYDFLPKPIDYNRLRRTLDEVSVLYDQRRRVRELEEQLLKDHEFHGIVGKSPAMLEVFDLARKVARHYTNVLLIGATGTGKELVARAIHQLSPVAQQRMAVCNCSAMVDTLLESQLFGHLRGAFTGATETRPGLFEYANGGTVFLDEVGETSLPMQAKLLRVIQNREIQRVGSPEVRQVNVRLIAATNRDLRAEVLAGRFREDLYYRLSSIQIRIPSLSARLEDIPLLIQYFLKKYNEAYGKQIAGLTRRAQTVLLQYAWPGNVRELENVISSACITSASEFIDIADLPEHLQKPDPQVADRDAWRPLSLDEVRRLHIQRVLDMCQGNRLRAAQILGIGRTSLYRYLKRDAKDNASGKSGGAAA; encoded by the coding sequence ATGGGAAACGCCGTCCAAAAAGTTGCGGCACCCGCCACCGCTGCAACGGTTCTCACTCCATGCATCCTGGATGACGACCCGGCGCAGCTGGATCTCCTTTCCGCGCTGGTCACGCAATGCGGATACGATCCCGTCACTACATCGGATCCCCAGGAAGCTCTGGAACTGATCCGCCACGGGCGCTGCCGCTTGATTCTCGCCGACGTGCAGATGCCGAGCATGGACGGCTTCGCTTTTCTGGAGCAGGCCCTGGGCATCGACCCGGGGGTGCACGTGGTGCTGACCACCGGCGGCTATTCTCTGGAATCAGCCGTGGATGCCATCCGTCGCGGGGCCTACGATTTTCTGCCCAAGCCCATCGACTACAACCGATTGCGCCGCACCCTCGACGAAGTGTCCGTACTCTACGACCAGCGCCGGCGGGTGCGCGAACTCGAAGAACAGCTCCTGAAAGACCACGAGTTCCACGGCATCGTGGGCAAGAGTCCGGCCATGCTGGAGGTCTTCGACCTGGCGCGCAAAGTAGCGCGGCATTACACCAATGTGCTGCTGATCGGGGCCACGGGAACGGGCAAGGAGCTGGTGGCGCGCGCCATCCACCAACTGAGCCCGGTGGCGCAGCAGCGCATGGCGGTGTGCAATTGTTCGGCCATGGTGGACACGCTCCTGGAAAGCCAGCTCTTCGGCCACTTGCGGGGAGCCTTTACGGGCGCCACGGAGACCCGCCCGGGCCTGTTCGAATACGCCAACGGCGGCACGGTGTTCCTGGACGAGGTCGGGGAAACCTCCCTGCCCATGCAGGCCAAGCTGCTGCGCGTGATTCAGAACCGCGAGATCCAGCGCGTCGGCTCGCCCGAAGTGCGCCAGGTGAACGTGCGCCTCATCGCCGCCACCAACCGCGACCTGCGCGCCGAAGTGCTCGCCGGACGCTTCCGCGAGGACCTCTACTACCGCCTGAGCTCCATCCAGATTCGCATCCCCTCGCTCAGCGCGCGCCTCGAGGACATCCCCTTGCTGATCCAGTATTTCCTGAAAAAATATAACGAGGCCTACGGCAAGCAGATCGCCGGCCTGACCCGCCGCGCGCAGACCGTCTTGTTGCAATATGCCTGGCCGGGCAATGTCCGCGAGCTGGAAAATGTCATCTCCAGTGCCTGCATCACCTCCGCGAGCGAATTCATCGACATCGCCGATTTGCCCGAACATCTGCAGAAGCCCGATCCGCAGGTCGCCGACCGCGATGCCTGGCGCCCGCTGTCCCTCGACGAAGTCCGCCGCCTGCACATCCAGCGCGTTCTGGACATGTGCCAGGGCAACCGCCTGCGCGCCGCACAAATTCTGGGCATCGGCCGCACCAGCCTGTACCGCTACCTGAAGCGCGACGCCAAGGACAACGCCAGCGGCAAATCCGGCGGCGCCGCCGCCTAA
- a CDS encoding site-2 protease family protein — protein MPDLTPELLVFGFLWYIAFLFSTTCHEAAHALAAKLGGDETAALGGQVTLNPLPHIRRELFGMVLVPILSYLFSGSMIGWASAPFDPNWQRRHPHRAAWMALAGPGANFSLMLLSGICLRLGVAHHWFHGAVSSGGPGLPGTILGIFFSLNLLLGTFNLLPFPPLDGSSALMLLLPESKALRYLDWLRENNFAMLGLVVAFFFFGRVYDYIYAFALYVLYYGLH, from the coding sequence ATGCCTGATCTCACACCCGAACTCCTGGTCTTTGGCTTTCTCTGGTATATCGCTTTTCTCTTTTCCACCACCTGCCACGAAGCCGCCCACGCGCTGGCGGCCAAGCTGGGCGGGGACGAAACGGCCGCGCTCGGCGGCCAGGTCACGCTGAATCCCCTGCCGCACATCCGGCGCGAGCTGTTCGGCATGGTACTTGTCCCCATCCTGTCGTATCTCTTTTCCGGCTCGATGATCGGCTGGGCCAGTGCGCCCTTCGACCCCAACTGGCAGCGGCGGCACCCCCACCGCGCGGCGTGGATGGCCCTGGCGGGCCCCGGCGCCAATTTCTCGCTGATGCTGCTCTCGGGGATCTGTCTGCGCCTGGGGGTGGCCCACCATTGGTTTCATGGCGCCGTTTCCTCGGGCGGGCCGGGGCTTCCGGGGACCATACTGGGCATTTTCTTCTCGCTGAATCTCCTTCTCGGCACTTTCAATCTCCTGCCCTTTCCTCCGCTCGACGGCAGCTCCGCGCTAATGCTCCTTCTGCCGGAAAGCAAGGCGCTGCGCTATCTCGACTGGCTCCGCGAGAACAATTTCGCCATGCTGGGGCTGGTGGTGGCCTTTTTCTTCTTTGGGCGCGTTTACGACTACATCTACGCGTTCGCCTTGTATGTCCTCTATTACGGCCTGCATTAG
- the msrA gene encoding peptide-methionine (S)-S-oxide reductase MsrA → MTETATFAAGCFWGIEAALRRVPGVLDAEAGYAGGRTENPTYQDVCTGETGHAEVVRVTFDPAQIRYERLLDVFWEIHDPTQRNRQGPDFGTQYRSAIFFHSPEQEAAAKKSKAALEASGKLARPIATEITLAGPFYRAEEYHQRYLEKRGAASCHF, encoded by the coding sequence ATGACGGAGACGGCGACGTTTGCAGCGGGATGTTTCTGGGGGATCGAGGCGGCCTTGCGCCGCGTTCCCGGGGTATTGGACGCGGAGGCGGGCTACGCGGGCGGGCGCACCGAGAACCCTACCTATCAGGACGTGTGCACCGGCGAAACCGGGCACGCCGAAGTGGTGCGCGTGACGTTCGACCCGGCGCAGATCCGCTACGAGCGGCTGCTCGACGTTTTCTGGGAGATCCACGATCCGACGCAGCGCAACCGCCAGGGGCCGGACTTCGGCACGCAGTACCGTTCTGCGATCTTTTTCCATTCCCCGGAGCAGGAAGCCGCCGCGAAGAAATCCAAGGCGGCGCTGGAGGCCAGCGGCAAGCTGGCGCGGCCGATCGCTACGGAGATCACCCTGGCCGGGCCCTTTTACCGCGCCGAGGAGTATCATCAGCGCTACCTGGAAAAGCGCGGAGCGGCCAGCTGCCATTTTTAG
- a CDS encoding SDR family oxidoreductase, giving the protein MDLGLRGRVAIVAAASKGLGRAVAEELAREGAEVAICARTARDLEQAAAAIRAATGRDVFWQALDVTDPAAVAGFVAAVEQRFARVDICITNSGGPPSKLFSETTVQDWRAATDLLLMSAVSFAREVLPRMRKNRWGRFLTITSVAVKQPVDGLLLSNSLRAAVAGLARTLANEYAAHGITVNNVCPGYTRTERLDDLAGTLSSRSGSAPEDVFADWSKQIPAGRLGRPEEFAALVAFLASERASYINGTSIAVDGGLSRGLL; this is encoded by the coding sequence ATGGACCTGGGACTTCGCGGCCGCGTGGCCATCGTGGCGGCCGCCAGCAAGGGGCTGGGCCGCGCCGTGGCTGAGGAACTGGCCCGCGAAGGCGCGGAAGTGGCCATCTGCGCGCGCACCGCGCGCGACCTCGAACAAGCCGCAGCCGCCATTCGCGCCGCCACCGGCCGCGACGTCTTCTGGCAGGCGCTCGACGTCACTGACCCAGCGGCGGTGGCCGGCTTTGTCGCCGCCGTCGAACAGCGCTTCGCCCGCGTGGATATCTGCATAACCAATTCCGGGGGTCCGCCGTCTAAACTCTTCAGTGAAACCACCGTCCAAGACTGGCGCGCCGCCACGGATCTCCTGCTGATGAGCGCCGTTTCCTTCGCCCGGGAAGTTCTGCCGCGCATGCGGAAGAATCGCTGGGGCCGCTTCCTCACCATCACTTCAGTGGCGGTCAAGCAGCCCGTGGACGGCCTGCTGCTCTCCAATTCGCTGCGCGCCGCGGTGGCCGGACTGGCGCGCACCCTGGCCAACGAATATGCGGCGCACGGCATCACCGTCAACAACGTCTGCCCCGGCTACACGCGCACCGAGCGTCTCGACGATTTGGCGGGAACTCTTTCCTCGCGCAGCGGCAGCGCGCCCGAGGACGTCTTCGCCGATTGGAGCAAACAGATTCCCGCGGGACGTCTCGGCCGCCCCGAGGAGTTCGCGGCGCTGGTCGCCTTTCTCGCCTCCGAGCGGGCCAGCTACATCAACGGCACGTCCATTGCCGTGGATGGCGGGCTGTCGCGGGGCCTGCTCTAG
- a CDS encoding ACT domain-containing protein, which translates to MKKVLKLALLPGRFAIARLAPRAEVPAWAWKGSFVCVTRTAEELSILCEEAQVPAHVHSERGRRLLRVQGKLAFSISGILAALCIPLAAAGISIFVVSTFDTDYLLVSDPHLQSAIEALEKAGHSIHRSNPE; encoded by the coding sequence ATGAAAAAAGTCCTGAAGCTGGCGCTGCTTCCCGGGCGCTTCGCCATCGCCCGGCTGGCCCCCAGGGCGGAGGTCCCCGCCTGGGCCTGGAAAGGCTCTTTTGTTTGCGTCACGCGCACCGCGGAGGAGCTTTCCATCCTTTGCGAGGAAGCGCAGGTTCCCGCGCACGTCCACTCCGAGCGCGGCCGCCGCCTGCTTCGCGTGCAGGGGAAGCTGGCGTTTTCGATCAGCGGCATTCTCGCGGCACTGTGCATTCCGCTGGCCGCCGCGGGAATCAGCATTTTTGTGGTGTCCACGTTTGACACCGATTACCTGCTGGTCTCCGACCCGCATCTGCAATCAGCCATCGAGGCCCTCGAGAAGGCCGGACATTCGATTCACAGGAGCAATCCCGAATGA